A genomic window from Salvia splendens isolate huo1 chromosome 11, SspV2, whole genome shotgun sequence includes:
- the LOC121753886 gene encoding thioredoxin H2-like, protein MGVGASTGYGTSPARTYGSTTRKGQVVAFHSSKTWKIHFEASKLTPKLLVVDFIAAWCGPCQYIQPAVNEFAETYTDVDFIKIDVDELDDVAQEFGVQTMPTFVLMKRGKEVDKVVGAKKEDLRKKIDKHRI, encoded by the exons aTGGGAGTTGGAGCTTCCACCGGCTATGGCACTTCACCTGCAAGAACTTACGGATCAACGACGAGGAAAGGCCAGGTGGTCGCGTTCCACTCGTCAAAGACCTGGAAAATCCACTTTGAAGCCTCAAAACTGACCCCAAAACTG CTCGTTGTCGATTTCATAGCAGCTTGGTGCGGCCCCTGCCAGTATATTCAACCTGCAGTGAACGAATTTGCAGAAACATACACAGACGTGGACTTCATCAAGATTGACGTTGATGAGTTGGAT GATGTGGCACAGGAATTCGGGGTTCAGACAATGCCGACTTTTGTGCTGATGAAGAGAGGGAAAGAGGTCGATAAGGTTGTTGGAGCCAAGAAGGAAGACCTAAGGAAGAAGATTGACAAGCATAGAATCTAA